The Maylandia zebra isolate NMK-2024a linkage group LG7, Mzebra_GT3a, whole genome shotgun sequence genome contains a region encoding:
- the LOC101477900 gene encoding secretory carrier-associated membrane protein 1 isoform X2, giving the protein MDPSVTQVRQTSPPGLEEYNPFADGKSTPASMAPKTTGPAVSTQPAIMKPTEEPPAYSQAQPQEQSQAAAELLRRQEELENKAAELDRREREMQSINVSGGRKNNWPPLPERFPVAPCFYHDITVDIPVEFQKTVKIMYYLWMLHTGTLLANLIACLSWFAVDGDRGVDFGLSILWLLLFTPCSFVCWYRPLYAAFRIDSSFRFFIFFFIYVCQIGIYVIQSIGIAGWGASGWISALTGLNKSIPVGIIMILVAALFTALAVLSLIMFKKVHGMYRTTGASFEKAQQEFATGVMSNKTVQTATANAASRAAQGAFKEQV; this is encoded by the exons ATG gATCCATCAGTGACACAAGTGAGACAGACATCTCCTCCAGGGTTAGAGGAGTACAATCCCTTTGCAGATGGCAAATCG ACACCTGCAAGTATGGCCCCCAAGACTACAGGCCCTGCTGTCAGCACTCAGCCAGCCATCATGAAACCCACAGAGGAGCCCCCAGCCTACTCACAAGCTCAACCACAG gagcAGTCGCAGGCAGCTGCTGAGCTGCTAAGGAGACAGGAAGAGCTGGAAAATAAGGCTGCAGAGCTGGACCGCCGGGAGCGAGAGATGCAGTCAATCAACGTATCTGGGG GCAGGAAAAACAACTGGCCTCCTCTCCCAGAGAGGTTTCCTGTGGCTCCGTGTTTCTACCACGATATTACTGTAGACATTCCCGTAGAGTTTCAGAAGACAGTCAAAATCATGTACTACCTCTGGATGT TGCACACTGGGACTCTGCTTGCAAACCTGATCGCCTGCCTCTCCTGGTTTGCTGTGGATGGAGACCGAGGTGTGGACTTTGGCTTGTCGATCCTCTGGCTTCTGCTTTTCACGCCATGTTCTTTTGTCTGTTGGTACAGACCGCTTTATGCTGCATTCAG GATCGACAGCTCGTTCAggttctttattttcttcttcatttacgTCTGTCAGATTGGCATCTATGTCATCCAGTCTATTGGCATCGCTGGCTGGGGAGCCAG CGGGTGGATCTCAGCTTTGACTGGCCTGAATAAAAGCATCCCAGTGGGCATTATAATGATCCTCGTTGCTGCTCTCTTTACCGCTCTGGCTGTCCTGTCTCTCATCATGTTCAAAAAG GTCCATGGCATGTACCGTACCACCGGTGCCAGTTTTGAGAAGGCACAGCAGGAATTTGCCACGGGCGTCATGTCTAACAAAACTGTACAAACGGCCACTGCTAATGCTGCTTCCAGGGCTGCACAAGGAGCCTTCAAGGAGCAAGTCTGA
- the lhfpl2a gene encoding LHFPL tetraspan subfamily member 2a protein, giving the protein MCHVIVTCRSMLWTLLSIVAAFGELIAFMSTDWLVGFPRASDAVFGPHGATTAGEAYRPTLGIYGRCIKLPQLRGILCGPYAVHFGEIASGFWQATSIFLAAGILLLCAVAFISVFTMCFQSIMKKSIFNVCGLLQGIAGLFLILGLMLYPAGWGSDKVQLYCGPDAAPYRAGLCSMGWAFYTAMGGTVLTFVCAVFSAQAEIATSSDKVQEEIEEGKSLICLL; this is encoded by the exons ATGTGCCATGTTATTGTCACCTGTCGCTCCATGCTGTGGACTCTGCTGAGTATTGTTGCCGCGTTCGGAGAGCTCATCGCCTTCATGAGCACCGACTGGCTCGTTGGATTCCCCCGTGCATCCGATGCAGTTTTCGGCCCCCATGGGGCCACCACAGCCGGAGAGGCTTACAGGCCCACTTTAGGCATCTATGGTCGCTGTATAAAACTGCCTCAACTGCGGGGAATACTGTGTGGACCGTACGCAGTCCACTTTGGAGAGATTGCCAGCGGGTTCTGGCAGGCTACTTCTATCTTCCTGGCTGCAGGGATCCTGTTGCTGTGTGCCGTGGCATTCATTTCCGTCTTCACCATGTGCTTTCAAAGCATCATGAAGAAGAGCATCTTTAATGTGTGCGGACTGCTGCAGGGAATTGCAG GTCTGTTCCTGATCCTAGGTCTGATGCTGTACCCTGCTGGCTGGGGTTCAGACAAGGTCCAGCTGTACTGCGGACCAGACGCGGCGCCGTACCGCGCCGGTCTCTGCTCCATGGGCTGGGCCTTTTACACCGCCATGGGTGGCACTGTGCTCACCTTTGTCTGCGCTGTCTTCTCTGCTCAGGCTGAGATCGCCACCTCCAGCGATAAGGTTCAGGAGGAGATCGAGGAGGGCAAGAGCCTGATCTGCCTCCTGTGA
- the LOC101477900 gene encoding secretory carrier-associated membrane protein 1 isoform X1 encodes MSDFDSNPFADPDFSNPFQDPSVTQVRQTSPPGLEEYNPFADGKSTPASMAPKTTGPAVSTQPAIMKPTEEPPAYSQAQPQEQSQAAAELLRRQEELENKAAELDRREREMQSINVSGGRKNNWPPLPERFPVAPCFYHDITVDIPVEFQKTVKIMYYLWMLHTGTLLANLIACLSWFAVDGDRGVDFGLSILWLLLFTPCSFVCWYRPLYAAFRIDSSFRFFIFFFIYVCQIGIYVIQSIGIAGWGASGWISALTGLNKSIPVGIIMILVAALFTALAVLSLIMFKKVHGMYRTTGASFEKAQQEFATGVMSNKTVQTATANAASRAAQGAFKEQV; translated from the exons ATGTCAGATTTCGACAGCAACCCCTTCGCGGACCCGGACTTCAGCAACCCGTTTCAG gATCCATCAGTGACACAAGTGAGACAGACATCTCCTCCAGGGTTAGAGGAGTACAATCCCTTTGCAGATGGCAAATCG ACACCTGCAAGTATGGCCCCCAAGACTACAGGCCCTGCTGTCAGCACTCAGCCAGCCATCATGAAACCCACAGAGGAGCCCCCAGCCTACTCACAAGCTCAACCACAG gagcAGTCGCAGGCAGCTGCTGAGCTGCTAAGGAGACAGGAAGAGCTGGAAAATAAGGCTGCAGAGCTGGACCGCCGGGAGCGAGAGATGCAGTCAATCAACGTATCTGGGG GCAGGAAAAACAACTGGCCTCCTCTCCCAGAGAGGTTTCCTGTGGCTCCGTGTTTCTACCACGATATTACTGTAGACATTCCCGTAGAGTTTCAGAAGACAGTCAAAATCATGTACTACCTCTGGATGT TGCACACTGGGACTCTGCTTGCAAACCTGATCGCCTGCCTCTCCTGGTTTGCTGTGGATGGAGACCGAGGTGTGGACTTTGGCTTGTCGATCCTCTGGCTTCTGCTTTTCACGCCATGTTCTTTTGTCTGTTGGTACAGACCGCTTTATGCTGCATTCAG GATCGACAGCTCGTTCAggttctttattttcttcttcatttacgTCTGTCAGATTGGCATCTATGTCATCCAGTCTATTGGCATCGCTGGCTGGGGAGCCAG CGGGTGGATCTCAGCTTTGACTGGCCTGAATAAAAGCATCCCAGTGGGCATTATAATGATCCTCGTTGCTGCTCTCTTTACCGCTCTGGCTGTCCTGTCTCTCATCATGTTCAAAAAG GTCCATGGCATGTACCGTACCACCGGTGCCAGTTTTGAGAAGGCACAGCAGGAATTTGCCACGGGCGTCATGTCTAACAAAACTGTACAAACGGCCACTGCTAATGCTGCTTCCAGGGCTGCACAAGGAGCCTTCAAGGAGCAAGTCTGA